The Arachis ipaensis cultivar K30076 chromosome B03, Araip1.1, whole genome shotgun sequence region ttagtGCTTAAGAGTCCCAAACACATGCTCGCGAACATGTATGCTACACATATCAGTTATATATTCTATTAGCACATAGACAtatacacagagaatgcacagtaGCATATTCAGTCtgtcctcaggctctataggaacgaactactctgataccataatgtaacaccctactatactaaatcttatgcttaagtcataagactgagatgGTAAGGTATTACGAACCTCTAAACagtaaaaatatacatatatttatgAAAGAAATAGTATACTAGGAGTCTTGAAACAAACGGGTAAACAAAAATTGCAAAATGagaagcgcaacgctcaaggaataaGATTACTTGCGTACTAAGAAATCTAATCGAAAAAAGATAAAGGTAAACTGAGatgtaaaggaaagtcaaagaAACATCATAACTAgtccctgactcagcctgcgaagctaaggctggccagaggatacatatatacatatatatacataagagTTCCCAAAAATAtcccaaaatacaccaaaatatcaaagaaaactcctatctctcccccaacctctaagaggagcagcatacataagttacttggagagtaagctaaacatatatatacatatatacaaccagaaaccaaaatacacccaaggactacttcgctttctaggatccagacgcctagcgaggagcctctcgacctgcatctgaaaaataacaatacaatatggaatgagaactggaggttctcagcatggtaaatgtgccacgcgtataataaatacgGTCCTGAGAAagccataggcaatcctagaatcgCGTTATTCAGTTATCCAACTTAAGTACTAAACAAAAGCCATAAAcaggggtaggtattctaaatctacCTAACTTACTCAAGTTCCATCCTAACCTAACACCAAACTGTTTCTGCATTTCCTCCATTCTTCCATCAATCATAATGCAacagaaacaagcaaccaaacaagttcacgcacaagtaatgagCAAGTAGTACAAATAGTAAGTATAACAAATAGCAGGTAAtatatatatcaattaggcatACCCAAAAATGCATAGCAACCaatacaaacaaatgcatatgatgcatgcctgtcctatggctgatggggcccatctATCGGTTATCcaaccaacccgacaagtccgaaaaccttagactgtcccccgtcgcgcatccccaagagtctatgcatagggTTCATATTCATTCATCatataatcactcaatgggggctatccatacccgggaatttatacgtgcccggtcacccttacgacgtagggtcaacagagtatcaagaatcaacctggaacacgtggtggcaagccacggttcttacccagggaaactcgtatctcagataccATCATTAAcatttcataatcattcattacTTACTCAACATATCATTGCACCTTAATACATAACTCATCAtatcccggagcaagtggggcgaaaccacaaTTCCTGCATTTACCCAAATATATGAGTctaattcttaaaaaaaaattgtatggtAGGTgttcaaaaaattacaaaaaatttttcaatttagaaTAGATTTTCATTAGTCAAGAAATTGacaacaataattaattttgttagatataCATAACGTTTTTATAccatcaaaaaaaatatttttattagcataCTCAAATATTTGTCTCTAATTTATATTATttggataaaaattttaaaataaagtagattaataaaattattttattattaccgCTTGAACACATGGTAATCTTTTATAGTTTAtaataaaaatgagaaaataaaatgtAGAATTAATCCTCCTATGAATAGTCAAAATTATTATTACCTAAAGCGAGATAATTGTTTCAATCTTTTATCATGTgactttttaataatttttaatccaTACAAGTCTCAAATTTATGTATAATTACACTTATTATACTTAAGATGACTTTGGTAAAACGTGTGCTTCTATTCTAAaggttgtttatttatttatttatttttgtcattttacaaatattttCCAAAAATTAAACTCGCTCTATTCGGTTAaaccaaataaaataaatttaatagaaGAGCCAataaattttgtaatttgtaactatcaattagttattattagtatttttaatgataTAAAATTACATTTAATAATGTGAAATCACTCATTTTTTTTTGGTTAAGTGttaaccaaattttaataaaaatgttaatCTCTAGACTTTCTAATTACAAAAACATTTGATAAAACTTGCCTTTTAAATTTACTTTAAAAAATCACctctaaaattttgaaattcaaaagtaTAACATGAACATTTTGTTTTACCAAACAAAATGTattaacttattttttaaaaaactcaAGCATGCCAAATGGAACCTTAGGTTTCTCGCCTTTCATTATGGCTATTGTCCTCACTGTGATACATTTCTTATGTATTTACTTGAAAAGGGAATGGAACAATTCAACCGCAAAGAAGTCGTGGAATATCATAATAAGCACGCAAGTCTCCCAAGAATCGAATTAAAATTGACACGAGAGGAGGGAAGAAAGCCAAACCTCCATGATTTAGATTCCTTCAGATAACAATTTGCCCGGGAAACGTATTCCCCCCACATGCCTTGTGAGGTCCATAACAAAAGAGGACCTCCAATCATTCAAACAATGCACACTTCCTCTCTATAATTTTGCTCTTTTTCCAACTATAAATACTGCCTCCTGCTTCAACTCTTGGAGCCACAACACATACAAAGCTTTGCAATCTACAGCATAGTTCATACCTTCGTGATTTCTCTTTCCTTCCATAAAACCAAACATGTCTAGCACCTGCGGCAACTGCGACTGCGCTGACAAGACCCAGTGTGTGTAAGTGCTTAATGCCCTCTCTTTGCTTGCGTGTATTCCGACAAAAGTCAGCCAACTTTTAtagaattttgtttattttaaattctaaatcctaagttataaattcttaattctaaatcctaaagaAGAGTTGACTaatattatcaaactaaaaattAGTTGCCTATATTTTCTCTTCTGaaaattttgatacaattttaataGAAATTCTTCTATGCTATGAGAGCAAGTTCACTAAGGCTGCCATTGTTTCTAACATGATAAGACAAGACACTAAGAACaaagaacaaaatataaaaaatgaagACATAGAATTTAGTGtttttgtattctgtttggtgataaaatAGAAcgaattatgaaaatctaatttatttttattttttcatttaaaaagtttgaaaagaaaaatatgataataaaaaatataattaacaaaaaaataaaaaataagttgtgttttCTGTTAGTATCTCTgtacacaaaatacactaattcagtatcTATGGACATAATGTCTCTATCAATGTTTCATCTATCAATCGCAGCCTAACAAACTTGCTCTGTACCATTcaattgtacttcattttcaaTCATTATGAATAGTTCGCTCGATACCATTTGTGCATGTTTAATACTTTGCTTTTACTAATTCGCTCGTACAAATTTTTCAGGAAGGGAAACAACGTCGTTCAAATCATGGAGACTGAAAAGAGGTAAAATTGACGAGAAATTCTTATATCCTTCATAGTTTTACTGCTTTTTTAGCTCTACCCATTACAGAGAAAAGAACCCCTACTCAAGCTGCTTTTTTTTGGTGCATTTGCAGCTACACGGAGACGGTTGTCGCTTCAGCTGCTGAGAACGACGGATGCAAGTGCGGCGCTAGCTGCAGTTGCACCAACTGCACCTGCAACAACTGCAGCTGTGGCCATTAAATACGATTGCCAAATGTGTTTGGGAATGATTTCCTAATAAGTAATCTTTTACTAAATAAATTTGTGTGCTTATTGCACTTCATATCTGTATAAGTAATGCACTGTGAATCGAGTTTGGTTCTAGTGATAGTTATATAAAAGCTATGGCTTTGGCACTTTATTGTTACATGGACTAAAAATATGCATCTCTGTCTATGTTGTCAGCGTCACATTCTATATCAAACACAGAGCAATCATACATAACTGTATGCGAAAATCAGCTCGCTTAAATTCGAAAATGAAAGTGATATCAATTACTTGAATATATTTGAAATCAATGTAAAATGGGAAACGGCACACAGGAAGCATAGGCACATAACTTTGAAGAAAACTGGTAACAAAGTACACAATATAATACAACAACAACGAAACCTTATTCCACTAGCGGCTAATGTTTGAGAATATATGTTCATCTCGTGCATAACTATGCTCATTGATATCATATGTAAATGATACACAGTGCAATAAATTGGACCAACTACCTCGTTCCAAATTATTTCACTTTAAAAAGTATGGTACATTTAAGGCTTAATACATCTAAATACAAATTGCATCGGGAGTTTTGAATGTACCAAATTTTCCAAAGTGACAGATAATTTGTCAAAAAGGGAGTATATTGCTAAGTTCTAATCCAACAAACTCCTACGTTGTATGTTTACTATCTAAAGTTAAAGTCTAAATGCACACAGTTTCATAGTTTTCCAGAATATATTTTAGTCCAGTGAATTAGGGATTCCACATTCCACTCTATTATTATTCACACGACAAGCAGAATTCAGGTTAAGCTGAATTAGTACAAATACCGATTTGAGATGGTTGCAAAGTATATGAGATTTCAATTACATCCATCATGCAAAGGTAGAATGGAGTCTCATTATAGTCACAAATAACAAAAAGCATGTTCTATTCTTCATCAAGTAAATTGGTTTAATGTAATGCTACACAAAAATAATATCATCACAAAGATATCAAGTGAAGATCAAGATAACAATGAGAAGAACTGTTGACGATTCctgtatatttaaattttataaataactgCTTGCTCCTAGTCAAGAAGGATCAACAGGGACAGAGGGAAGCAAAAATGGGAAGGAAGATTTGTTGATTAACCACATTTATTAGACAACAAATGGATTTGTGTACAAATTACAAAATCACTAACTACTCATTCTATAATCTCAGCAAGTGATATAGGAGTAATAATACCAGATATAATGAAAACGAGGATCTCCATAGAAAGGTTTTAAGTTTAGTTGATCAATTATGAAGTGCATGTAGCAATCAATTTCCCtaagtcttttttttttagttacaaCTATCATCCTGATGTAGTTTGCTTAAAAAATAAACTGATCCAAAATCTTCATCGACCACAGAAAATCAACTCAGTTATTATAGTAGAGtgaccttttttctttttcaccagTCTCAGACATTGAATCCCTCAGAACGAAGGCACTGTTTATGAGCCTCAATCCATTTCGCACAAGAAGCTTCACCATGCTCAACTATGCATTCATCTCGCAGCTTTTTAGCGTCTGGGCATGCACAGCAGATTTTCTTCTTTGGCTTTGACTCTGTAACAGTTGCCGCAGCAACTACACCTTCATTCTGCTTAGACCCTATTatattctagtttatcaccaaagagaatacaagaacacaaaattttgtccTGTTCtcaaaaacaaacgcagccttaatATTTAGACAAAATTTGTCACTTGCTCACAAATAATCATAACAAGCTAAACTCAAATGAGAATCTTAGAATCATATGGGGTTAGAAACCTATTCATCTAAGTTCTAAACTCAGTATCAGTTGAACCGAATGTAATGTTGAACTATATGCCCTTCTAAACTGCATTGCAGTTCCAAAAATTTTCCAAATAAAGATAAACCAATATGCTGAGACAATATACATGAGAATGAGATGATAAATAAAATTAAGAGTGAAAAGAAAACATATGAATAATTTCATATACATGACAAACAAGATGAAAAGTGAAAAGTTTTATCTAATAGTACATACTCCCATGAAAATTTGCTCTCTAAAAATTTCTTCCGGGAAATTTTATGGCTAACCAAACATGCCCAAGAACCCCAAtataaaatttcattaaaaaagaaaaaattggccGTTCACATCGTGAACCTCTCTTTGTAAGAAGCCCTAGAACCCCAAAATCCTAACCTTTGTCCAACTTGAGGTTTAGGAGTCTAAGATGTTGAAAATccagcagaaacagaaatttgAACAGGTTTAGATTTGAGTTTGTGACAGTCCGAAAGAGAGGAGAGTAACAGAAAGAACGAGGGAGAAGAGAACTTACGCTACTGCCAACTGCCAAGACAAGCCAAtccgaaataaaataaaaaagaatttggAGAAGGATGAAGGAGTTAATACCAAGGTtttgagaaccggaccggtcatcaaaccgttttagttactggttcactggtttactgATTCAATCGGCTAACCGGTGGTTCAACTggaaaaaccgttttagaatagaataataaataaattataaatatgcaAGTATTAAGTTGAGGGTATAAGGTAGTATGAAGTTTTTCTAATGGAGTGGTGAATTACTCTTAGGATTTtcctttttttatattaaatgcaAAAATGCCAGATGAAAGCATGATACCAAGCAAGTACAATTCCTCATCAATATACAAAATGTTAAAGGAAATATCTGACAAAAATAGGAAGAATATCAAATGAATTATCATAAATCCAACTAAAAAATAAACATAGTACTCGGATAAATAAATTTGATAACATTATTAATAACAAAGTTGGTAGTGGACTAGTGCTAGAAAGGCTTCACCAAATGAAGGTGCATACAGACTTTTAGAGACAATAGACTTGGATTTGTGCAGTAGCATTTTGGATGAGTTGCTTTGAAGACCATTTGGTAAAACTAAGCTTTGAATAGGTAAAATACAGGCTTCACCAAATGCTCATAACACACAGAAAGACAGTTTCTCAAGATACATAAATAAGTGCTCATCCTCTGAAAATAATCATCTGAATCGGTATAAGGCAGGAAAAAATGACCATAAGTCTCTTTACCCAAGTCAAAATAAATAACCATATCTGAACTCAACAATCAGCATTCAGCACCAAACATTACAAAACATTAACCAATAATCACACTAAACCTGCAACCAGCAATTACAAAACAGCAACAAACATTAGTACATTATAAAACATTCCAAAACAGTGATGACACTAAACCTGCATAGTAAATAATCTCAAAGACAATGATCAACAATATCCAGCAAATAGATAATAAATACAcaacaacaatttagcaaataaacaagaacaagacctaaatagaaaatccaacaaattaagTCGCAGCAACCTAACAATTTGACAAATTAAAACAACAGCAgcccaacaatttagcaaattatcaacttaacaaattcaaggacagaaaatcacaacaaaaccaaaaaaaaataaaagtaacagaagaacacaagaacaattagcaaattaacaagttcACAATAACAGTTAAAAAATTAACCGGAAGAATACTaatgcaagtggaatcatcatgctaacatgttttctgcaaagatgctatttgtacagctaaaatttcctaattactatgatccaattattctaatttcacatgcaatcaacttactaagtttctaaaagctagaaattataaaaccaaccagaaatatggttaaagcatttcatcaaacatgttgagtgcggtaaaattaaaacgaaataagagaattcaaagcttAATTTCAATGTGACAGAGAAGAGAACATAACTATTGTAACTTAAATTTAGTCTAtgaaaaaatccaaaccactaccaaatcaaataattacttattgtaatagaaatcagaagttgcagagtttgaagaagagtattggtgttgtgtgagtgtattgtctAGTGGCAggtttagggaactcacggcGGGGACAAAAGAGAGCAGTTCAACGGCTGAGTGGAGCACGCGGGTTggtcgcagagtttgaagcagagcaacgtggcttccagacgaacGCGAACTCGAACGGTGAACGGCGAGTGAACGCGAACGGTGAACGCCGAGCGAACGCGAACGAAGACGCGAACGTGAACGGCAAACAAACGGCGACGGAAGCGcggctgagcagacaaagacgacggacgccgagctcgaggaagcaaccgcgatcggtgacagcgaacaggggttgaagacttggagcacGAGGGAAGCTAGATGACGGATGGCGAACTTTGAGTGCGACGGACGGCGGCAGTATGCCACTCCTTGTGGCGGTGGTGTAGGCTTACAGTGCTAGGGTTTTGTGGTTgggtttgggtgatttctctgactgaaagaaagaaagggagaaagggagaaagaaacgaaGGAGCTTCCCCTTTTTCTGTGTAAACCGGCCGGGTTCCGGTTCGGTCCGACCGGCCGGTTCTCGTTCGGTTCAACGGTTTTTGCCGGTTTTTTATTAGCAGTTTTACATACTTGATCGGATCGTTAATGTTGTCGATTTGCGGTTAAACCGGTTCGATCAGCCGGTCCGATttgattttcagaacattggttaATACTTAAAATGACTCATGAAATTTGACCCTCGATTTAATTTAACCCTCAAATTACCAAATGACTCAAATTGTACCCTGAAATTTTAAGACGTAGCTCAAATTGACCCTTCCGTCTATTTC contains the following coding sequences:
- the LOC107630238 gene encoding cytochrome c oxidase copper chaperone 2 (The sequence of the model RefSeq protein was modified relative to this genomic sequence to represent the inferred CDS: added 47 bases not found in genome assembly); translated protein: MSGMQLQSASSTLSTQGSKQNEGVVAAATVTESKPKKKICCACPDAKKLRDECIVEHGEASCAKWIEAHKQCLRSEGFNV